From Nicotiana tabacum cultivar K326 chromosome 15, ASM71507v2, whole genome shotgun sequence, the proteins below share one genomic window:
- the LOC107787954 gene encoding xyloglucan-specific galacturonosyltransferase 1-like codes for MSSFEEIKSILEEKGSRKSLLATKKMTTSISKKKARLSKKEANELGTFFYSILAKLLCLIPIAILFVLLIFFWSSSTTIISGKIIHLCFQSRKLNDLYCISAGTQPNLETPISSISNDSFPSVNGTATKLVNDLQQKSTRLGIPIPPGYHAFRNGLVKSDEELLVAYNDVEDQLMVHRSWISSQNNAKCDGRGIYVYELPTKFNKDLVSQCADMVPWVDLCNFFSNDAMGEPVEKLGKGWYQTHQYSLELIFHSRILNHPCRVMNKSEAELFYVPFYAGLDVLRWHFKNVSNDVKDSLGLDLAKWLESQPTWFKRSGKDHVFVLGKISWDFRRYNNSDWGSRFLELNEMQNPVKLLIERQPWYLNDIGIPHPTYFHPQSDDDIITWQLKIIKANRKSLVSFAGAPRPDAPESIRSILINQCISIETGECRFLNCSSGACDQPESIIELFMESEFCLQPPGDSPTRKSVFDSLISGCIPVIFDPFTAYYQYPWHLPEDYKKYSVFIDQEDVRNMKVNVVERLMKIPAGEREKMRRYIIYELLPGLVYGDPKSKLEKFQDAFSLTMNNLLERLTRLE; via the exons ATGTCCAGTTTTGAAGAAATTAAAAGCATACTAGAAGAGAAAGGATCAAGAAAATCCTTGTTAGCTACCAAGAAAATGACCACTTCTATTTCCAAAAAGAAAGCTAGGCTTTCCAAAAAAGAAGCTAATGAACTTGGCACCTTCTTTTATTCTATCCTAGCTAAACTTCTATGTCTTATCCCTATTGCAATCCTCTTCGTTCTTTTAATCTTCTTTTGGTCTTCTTCTACCACCATTATTTCTGGTAAAATTATCCATCTTTGCTTCCAATCCCGAAAACTCAATGATCTCTATTGCATTTCTGCTGGAACACAACCAAATCTTGAAACCCCAATTAGCTCCATTTCCAATGATAGTTTCCCATCTGTTAATGGTACTGCAACGAAATTGGTTAATGATTTGCAACAAAAATCTACACGTCTTGGCATACCGATACCACCAGGGTACCATGCTTTCAGAAATGGCCTGGTTAAAAGCGACGAGGAATTGTTAGTGGCTTATAATGATGTGGAGGATCAACTAATGGTGCATCGATCGTGGATATCAAGCCAAAACAATGCAAAATGTGATGGTAGGGGAATATATGTGTATGAATTGCCAACAAAGTTCAACAAAGATTTGGTATCTCAGTGTGCTGACATGGTTCCTTGGGTCGACCTCTGCAATTTCTTTAGCAATGATGCAATGGGTGAGCCAGTAGAAAAGCTAGGAAAAGGATGGTACCAAACTCATCAGTATTCATTGGAGTTGATATTTCACTCGAGGATTCTGAATCATCCTTGTAGAGTAATGAACAAAAGCGAAGCAGAGCTATTTTATGTGCCTTTCTATGCTGGACTTGATGTCTTGAGATGGCATTTCAAGAATGTTTCAAATGATGTCAAGGACTCTCTCGGACTAGACCTTGCAAAATGGCTCGAGTCGCAACCAACTTGGTTCAAGAGATCAG GTAAAGACCATGTCTTTGTTCTTGGAAAAATATCTTGGGACTTCAGAAGATATAACAATTCCGATTGGGGAAGTAGGTTTTTGGAGCTAAACGAAATGCAGAATCCAGTAAAGCTGTTGATAGAACGACAACCATGGTATCTTAACGACATAGGAATACCTCATCCGACTTATTTCCATCCACAATCAGATGATGACATAATAACATGGCAGCTCAAAATCATTAAGGCAAATCGAAAAAGCCTTGTGAGCTTTGCTGGTGCACCACGACCTGATGCACCAGAAAGCATTAGGTCGATCTTGATCAACCAATGCATTTCAATAGAAACTGGTGAATGCAGATTCTTGAATTGTAGTTCGGGTGCATGTGATCAACCCGAGTCTATCATTGAGCTGTTCATGGAATCTGAATTCTGTTTACAGCCTCCAGGTGATAGCCCGACAAGAAAATCAGTATTTGATTCTCTGATATCAGGTTGCATTCCGGTAATATTTGATCCATTTACAGCATACTATCAATATCCTTGGCATTTACCAGAAGATTATAAAAAGTATTCAGTTTTCATAGATCAAGAAGATGTGAGAAATATGAAAGTCAATGTTGTGGAGAGGCTTATGAAAATTCCTGCAGGGGAAAGAGAGAAAATGAGAAGATACATAATTTATGAATTATTACCTGGATTGGTGTACGGAGATCCAAAATCTAAGCTGGAGAAATTCCAAGATGCATTTTCTTTAACAATGAATAATCTGCTTGAAAGGTTGACCAGATTGGAATAA